The genomic interval TACGTCCCGGCGCCCGTGTGGCGCGGGACGGGGGCGGAGGGGCGCCTGTGCTGGCCGGTCTTCGATCGAAGCACCCGGATTTCCCTGATCCGGGGGCCACTACCGAGGACCGGCGGCGAGCGCTGCGCTCCTCCTCGTACAGTCGCGGCACATTGCCGCTGTGGAAACCAGACTACAAAGCTTCTGCTTTCCACGAGATACGCAAAGGGAGCGGCCCCCAGGTTTGGGAACCGCTCCCTTCACGGTGTCTTACTTGGCGCCGGCGGCACCGCGGCGGATGCCGAGGCGCTCGACCAGGGCACGGAAGCGCGTGATGTCCTTCTTGGCCAGGTACTGGAGCAGGCGGCGACGCTGGCCGACCAGCAGCAGCAGGCCACGACGCGAGTGGTGGTCGTGCTTGTGCTGCTTCAGGTGCTCGGTGAGGTCCGAGATGCGACGGGTGAGCATCGCGACCTGGACCTCGGGGGAGCCGGTGTCGCCCTCCTTGGTGGCGAACTCGGCCATGATCTGCTTCTTCGTAGCGGCGTCGAGCGACACGCGTACTCCTCAAAAAATCTTTTCAGCCACCGAGTGCCCCTGGTCTTGGTCTCAGGGGAGCTTCCGTTACTCGGGAGGCGGGGCCCGCTGGGCGCTGTCCCCAGAGGCCCGTGAGGGCTTTCCGGAGGCGCGTACACAAACGGCCGTTACACACAGTACCAGCCCGGCCCAGCGGCCCCGCCGCGGGGCCTAGCCGGCCAGGCCCCGGGCGGCGGAGTAGAGGCCGAGGACGGCGAGGCACAGGGGTACGAGCGCGAGGAGGAGGGTGCTCTCGGCGAGGTCGGAGACACGCCCCCAAAAGGGTGACAGACCCTTCTCGGGGACTACCAGGGCGACGGTGGTGAGCAGGGCGCCACCGAGGGTGACGGCGGCGGCGACCCAGAGGGTGCGGACGTCGAGGGAGCCGTCGGTCCCGGCGGGCGGTTGGAGCGCGAGACCGAGGACGAGGAGGGCGAGGGCGGTCAGCCCGGCGCCGAGGACGGCGGCGACC from Streptomyces albireticuli carries:
- the rpsO gene encoding 30S ribosomal protein S15, which encodes MSLDAATKKQIMAEFATKEGDTGSPEVQVAMLTRRISDLTEHLKQHKHDHHSRRGLLLLVGQRRRLLQYLAKKDITRFRALVERLGIRRGAAGAK